The Bradyrhizobium sp. WBAH42 genome includes a window with the following:
- a CDS encoding low molecular weight phosphatase family protein → MAAPPRARDPQSVLFACAMNSVRSPMAESLLQHMFPQGLYVKSAGARKGDLDPFAVAVMGELGQDISAHKPQTFEELEDWEGLNFDLIITLSPEAHHKALELTRTLAAEVEYWPTQDPTTIEGSRDQKLAAYREVCDQLLMRIRRRFAKVGAASG, encoded by the coding sequence ATGGCTGCGCCCCCACGCGCACGCGATCCGCAATCGGTGCTGTTCGCATGTGCGATGAACAGCGTGCGCTCGCCGATGGCCGAGAGCCTGTTGCAGCACATGTTTCCGCAAGGCCTCTACGTGAAGTCGGCCGGCGCCAGGAAGGGCGATCTCGATCCCTTCGCGGTCGCCGTGATGGGCGAGCTCGGCCAGGACATCTCGGCCCACAAGCCGCAGACCTTCGAGGAGCTGGAGGATTGGGAGGGGTTGAATTTCGACCTCATCATCACGCTCTCGCCCGAGGCGCATCACAAGGCGCTGGAGCTGACGCGAACGCTCGCGGCCGAGGTCGAATACTGGCCGACGCAGGATCCCACCACCATCGAAGGCAGCCGCGACCAGAAGTTAGCTGCCTATCGCGAGGTCTGCGATCAGCTCCTGATGCGCATCCGCCGGCGCTTCGCCAAGGTCGGCGCGGCGAGCGGGTGA
- a CDS encoding Maf-like protein, protein MLGRPKFVLASGSPRRLSLLNQAGIEPDALRPADVDETPKRGELPRACANRLARAKADAALKSVQLDDELRGAFILAADTVVAVGRRILPKANLVDEAAQCLRLLSGRNHRVYTAICLVTPREAFRQRLVETRVRFKRLSEDDIQAYIGSGEWRGKAGGYAVQGIAGSFVVKMVGSYTNVVGLPLYETTTLLGGEGFPIRFGWLNSTAV, encoded by the coding sequence ATGCTCGGCCGCCCCAAATTCGTACTTGCCTCCGGTTCGCCGCGTCGGCTGTCGCTGCTCAACCAGGCCGGCATCGAGCCGGATGCGCTCCGCCCGGCCGACGTCGACGAGACGCCGAAGCGGGGTGAGCTGCCGCGCGCCTGCGCCAACCGGCTGGCCAGGGCCAAGGCCGACGCCGCGCTGAAGTCGGTGCAGCTCGACGACGAGCTGCGCGGCGCCTTCATCCTCGCCGCCGACACGGTGGTGGCGGTCGGCCGCCGCATCCTGCCCAAAGCCAATCTGGTCGACGAAGCCGCGCAGTGCCTCCGTCTCCTCTCGGGCCGCAACCATCGCGTCTACACCGCGATCTGCCTGGTCACGCCGCGCGAAGCGTTCCGCCAGCGCCTGGTCGAGACCCGCGTGCGCTTCAAGCGTCTCTCCGAGGACGACATCCAGGCCTATATCGGCTCCGGCGAATGGCGCGGCAAAGCCGGCGGCTACGCCGTGCAGGGCATCGCCGGATCCTTCGTGGTCAAGATGGTGGGGTCCTACACCAACGTGGTCGGCCTGCCGCTCTACGAAACCACCACGTTGCTCGGCGGCGAGGGTTTCCCGATCCGTTTCGGCTGGCTCAACTCCACCGCGGTGTGA
- the yacG gene encoding DNA gyrase inhibitor YacG, whose amino-acid sequence MDNQVTKPTGSLRTCPICGKPQTQATRPFCSSRCRDVDLNRWLKGSYVIPGRDDEADDVE is encoded by the coding sequence ATGGACAACCAGGTCACCAAGCCCACGGGCTCGCTCAGAACCTGCCCGATCTGCGGCAAGCCGCAGACGCAGGCCACCCGCCCGTTCTGCTCCTCGCGCTGCCGCGACGTCGATCTGAACCGCTGGCTGAAGGGCTCCTACGTCATCCCCGGCCGCGACGACGAGGCGGACGATGTCGAATAA
- a CDS encoding DUF1326 domain-containing protein — translation MAASDWRLEGEWMKNCSCAFGCPCDFNARPTQGYCKGLVAMRIAKGHFEGTRLDGLCFAITVDFPGPLHEGNGTIQPIIDERATAEQRQALFDIFSGKHSAEGTLFQIVSMIVTKIHDPVFVPFEFSFDKDGRIARLLARGVLETDVEPIKNPVTGDPHRIQVVMPEGFEHRAAEVASANIRSTGAIPFETRGTHSSLANVVQTPEGVAA, via the coding sequence ATGGCTGCATCGGACTGGCGTCTCGAAGGCGAATGGATGAAGAACTGCAGCTGCGCGTTTGGCTGCCCCTGCGATTTCAACGCACGGCCGACCCAAGGCTATTGCAAGGGATTGGTCGCCATGCGGATCGCCAAGGGACATTTCGAAGGGACCAGGCTCGATGGTCTCTGCTTTGCGATCACGGTCGATTTCCCTGGGCCGCTGCATGAGGGCAACGGGACAATCCAGCCCATCATCGACGAACGCGCCACGGCGGAGCAGCGTCAGGCGTTGTTCGATATCTTTTCCGGCAAGCATTCGGCCGAAGGCACGCTTTTCCAGATCGTCAGCATGATCGTCACCAAGATCCACGATCCGGTGTTTGTGCCGTTCGAGTTCTCCTTCGACAAGGACGGACGCATCGCAAGACTCCTCGCCAGGGGCGTGCTCGAGACCGATGTCGAGCCGATCAAGAATCCGGTGACCGGTGATCCGCATCGCATCCAGGTGGTCATGCCCGAGGGGTTCGAACATCGGGCGGCCGAGGTCGCATCCGCCAACATCCGCTCGACCGGCGCGATCCCGTTCGAGACCCGCGGTACGCATAGCTCGCTCGCCAATGTCGTGCAGACGCCGGAGGGCGTTGCGGCATGA
- a CDS encoding DUF2182 domain-containing protein, with the protein MQGRSILEHLLHRDRLIVAIGTAAVVALAWAYLAAGAGMDTEMMADMPDMAPMPWTPFYGVLLFVMWWVMMVAMMAPSAVPTVLLYATVKRRQETASRAATDSWTFLAGYLVTWAGFSLAAVLVQGAFERFGLLSMAMASTSAILGGGVLIAAGIYQFTPLKQACLRYCESPLLFLSRHWRPGTRGAFLMGLRHGSYCVGCCWFLMVLLFVGGVMNLVWIIGIALYVAGEKLLPFGQRLSYAAGVLLVLSGTIVVARAM; encoded by the coding sequence ATGCAGGGGCGCTCGATACTGGAACATTTGCTCCACCGCGACCGGCTGATCGTCGCGATCGGGACCGCCGCGGTGGTGGCGCTCGCCTGGGCCTACCTCGCTGCGGGCGCCGGCATGGACACCGAGATGATGGCCGACATGCCGGACATGGCGCCGATGCCGTGGACGCCATTCTATGGCGTGCTGCTGTTCGTGATGTGGTGGGTGATGATGGTCGCGATGATGGCGCCGAGCGCGGTGCCCACCGTTCTCTTGTATGCGACCGTCAAGCGCAGGCAAGAGACTGCCTCCCGCGCCGCAACCGATAGCTGGACCTTCCTCGCCGGCTATCTCGTGACCTGGGCCGGGTTCAGTCTCGCTGCCGTCCTGGTGCAAGGAGCGTTCGAACGCTTCGGGTTGCTGTCGATGGCGATGGCGAGCACCAGCGCGATCCTGGGGGGCGGCGTTCTGATTGCAGCAGGGATCTATCAGTTCACGCCGCTCAAACAGGCCTGCCTGCGCTATTGCGAGAGCCCACTGTTGTTTCTCAGCCGACATTGGCGGCCCGGCACGCGCGGCGCATTCCTGATGGGACTTCGCCACGGCAGCTACTGCGTCGGCTGCTGCTGGTTTCTGATGGTATTGCTGTTCGTCGGCGGCGTGATGAACCTCGTCTGGATCATCGGCATCGCACTCTATGTCGCCGGCGAGAAACTGCTGCCGTTCGGCCAACGACTGAGTTATGCGGCAGGCGTGCTCCTCGTCCTGTCCGGCACGATCGTCGTTGCGCGCGCGATGTGA
- a CDS encoding EAL domain-containing protein has protein sequence MFFLPLVWIGYFAITASERMDAIQQARSHGNSVAELFEENTERIFERVDQSLLVVRALYAEDPLTFRLKFWSEKARIATGDVVQLALIGSDGYMIETTAGYSGPPLYLGDREHFVHTMSQADDRLYVAKPVLGRASKKWTIQLARKLFDLAGKPVGVVVGSISVDVVGRFYDTAKLGVGGTLMLRNANHVVLAARGVDQGSVLGQSAPSRVESELGDGFYAQYWNENRPNRSDRLITARRSRAFPLIFTVGVSEQEIYSRSAFRQKVYLGGALLLTFIILAATTFHWRRQQALDRAHRERRDFASKFEDALRNLPQGLSMFDGRDRLIAFNGQWLELYGLVPEDIRIGMDFREVFAKQTAVLDVETYLVDLKNRLAQSEQISNTVQFPDGRVVYISYGRREGGGWVATHEDITERKASADRIERLAHYDSLTGLANRNLFKERLDEALARSRRIEPAFAVLLLDLDKFKSVNDALGHQCGDALLKQVADRIKAQIRDADTAARIGGDEFAVIVAAGRAAMRDGAASLAARLVQAIAEPYHIDGHPVVIGCSIGVALVPEHGTRVDEILRNADLALYRSKNAGRSCFHVYSAELKAEADQRNVLEIELREAIWREEIELYYQPVIELGTGQVKSVEALARWHHATRGYIPPAEFIAVAEAGGLIVELGQQVLARACRDAMSMPADVKVAVNLSALQFASANLVDTVTFALTQSGLPQTRLELEITESVFLADTEENLRTLQRLKALGVSIALDDFGVGYSSLSYLTAFPFDKVKIDKSFIDRIDRCETVAVLKSIVQLAKTLKLSIVAEGVESSEQVRLLQSLGIPLGQGFHFSKPVPVANLSWQAPTARRKRRVA, from the coding sequence TTGTTCTTTCTGCCCCTGGTCTGGATCGGCTATTTCGCAATCACCGCGTCTGAGCGGATGGATGCGATCCAGCAAGCGCGGTCGCACGGCAACAGCGTCGCCGAATTGTTCGAGGAGAACACCGAGCGCATCTTCGAGCGCGTGGATCAGTCGTTGCTGGTGGTACGGGCACTCTATGCCGAGGATCCGCTGACCTTCCGCCTGAAGTTCTGGTCCGAAAAGGCCCGCATCGCCACCGGCGACGTGGTCCAGCTCGCTCTGATCGGATCGGACGGATACATGATCGAGACGACGGCGGGCTATTCCGGTCCGCCGCTCTATCTCGGTGATCGCGAGCACTTCGTTCATACCATGTCGCAGGCCGACGATCGCCTTTACGTGGCGAAGCCGGTGCTGGGCCGCGCGTCCAAAAAATGGACGATACAGCTCGCGAGAAAGCTGTTCGACCTCGCCGGGAAGCCGGTCGGCGTGGTTGTCGGCTCGATCAGCGTCGACGTCGTCGGCAGGTTCTACGACACCGCAAAACTCGGCGTCGGAGGAACGCTGATGCTCAGGAATGCGAACCACGTCGTGCTCGCTGCCCGGGGCGTGGACCAGGGCTCCGTGCTGGGACAAAGCGCGCCGAGCCGCGTCGAGAGCGAACTGGGCGACGGCTTCTATGCGCAATATTGGAACGAGAACCGGCCGAACCGCAGCGACCGGCTGATCACGGCGCGCAGGTCGCGCGCGTTTCCGCTCATCTTCACCGTCGGCGTTTCGGAGCAGGAGATTTATTCCCGCTCCGCCTTCAGGCAGAAGGTCTACCTCGGTGGCGCGCTGCTGCTTACGTTCATCATCCTCGCCGCGACGACCTTCCATTGGCGACGGCAGCAGGCGCTGGATCGCGCTCACCGCGAGCGGCGCGATTTCGCCAGCAAGTTCGAGGATGCGCTCAGGAACCTTCCCCAGGGCTTGAGCATGTTCGACGGCCGGGATCGCCTGATCGCGTTCAACGGGCAATGGCTCGAACTCTATGGCCTCGTGCCGGAAGACATTCGGATCGGCATGGACTTCCGGGAGGTGTTCGCGAAGCAGACCGCCGTGCTCGACGTCGAGACGTACCTCGTCGATTTGAAGAACCGGCTCGCTCAGTCGGAGCAGATCTCGAACACCGTGCAGTTTCCGGACGGGCGGGTCGTCTACATCTCCTACGGCCGGCGCGAGGGCGGTGGCTGGGTTGCCACGCATGAGGACATCACCGAGCGCAAGGCGTCGGCGGACCGCATCGAGCGGCTCGCGCATTACGACAGCCTGACCGGCCTTGCCAATCGCAACCTGTTCAAGGAGCGCCTCGACGAGGCGTTGGCCCGCTCGCGCCGGATCGAGCCCGCGTTCGCCGTACTCCTGCTCGATCTCGACAAGTTCAAGTCGGTCAATGATGCGCTCGGCCATCAATGCGGCGACGCGTTGCTGAAGCAGGTCGCCGACCGGATCAAGGCGCAGATCCGTGATGCCGATACGGCGGCGCGAATCGGCGGCGACGAGTTTGCCGTGATCGTGGCAGCGGGCCGGGCGGCGATGCGCGACGGCGCTGCAAGCCTGGCCGCGCGGCTGGTCCAGGCCATTGCCGAGCCCTATCACATCGACGGCCATCCCGTCGTGATCGGCTGCAGCATTGGCGTTGCGCTCGTGCCCGAGCACGGCACGCGGGTCGACGAGATCCTTCGCAATGCCGATCTTGCGCTCTACAGGTCGAAGAATGCCGGCCGAAGTTGCTTCCACGTCTATTCAGCGGAGCTCAAGGCGGAAGCGGATCAGCGCAACGTGCTCGAGATCGAGCTGCGTGAAGCGATCTGGCGCGAGGAAATCGAGCTATATTATCAGCCTGTGATCGAGCTTGGCACCGGTCAGGTCAAATCGGTCGAGGCCCTGGCGCGCTGGCATCACGCCACCAGGGGCTACATCCCTCCGGCAGAGTTCATTGCGGTTGCGGAGGCGGGGGGATTGATCGTCGAGCTCGGCCAACAGGTGCTCGCCAGAGCCTGTCGCGATGCGATGAGCATGCCGGCCGACGTCAAGGTCGCCGTCAATCTCTCCGCCCTGCAATTTGCCAGCGCCAATCTCGTCGACACCGTGACGTTTGCGTTGACGCAGAGCGGGCTTCCGCAAACCCGGCTCGAGCTCGAGATCACCGAGAGCGTATTTCTCGCCGACACCGAGGAGAACCTCAGGACGCTCCAGCGCCTCAAGGCGCTCGGCGTCTCCATCGCCCTCGACGATTTCGGCGTCGGATACTCGTCCTTGTCCTATTTGACGGCCTTTCCTTTCGACAAGGTCAAGATCGACAAATCCTTCATCGACAGGATCGATCGCTGCGAGACCGTCGCCGTGCTGAAATCCATCGTGCAGCTCGCAAAGACGCTGAAGCTGTCGATCGTCGCCGAGGGGGTCGAGTCCTCCGAACAGGTCAGGCTGCTCCAATCACTAGGCATCCCGCTCGGCCAGGGATTTCACTTCAGCAAGCCCGTGCCGGTTGCAAACCTCTCCTGGCAAGCCCCGACGGCGCGCCGGAAACGGCGGGTGGCGTGA